From the genome of Acropora palmata chromosome 4, jaAcrPala1.3, whole genome shotgun sequence, one region includes:
- the LOC141880089 gene encoding uncharacterized protein LOC141880089: protein MADTNDLVFFGDDFDAILGILEEEEELDEQFRQAADQVQLENVMCELCQKKCKSKNGLKRHKTVKHKDTREDVENQKEVGQESCLTYVSYSRIVEKAKLKIAGNKIHPKSIRDELSAYTYNNGLQEITAEFCDIEDLYKRLIKSGNAERFYSCFYSTIALNAVKYFKGLSRNAATLLSTKVADCMLAHSKEKIESIYTCTPLTKLSDEEKAGLQYIGGYVLHKLHTKHAGKSSESEQAISILKAGKLEDQNAIECQKLTSCLNRGGLWAISKNAQLIFERTEHYFRDATSKANVQNIAFANIISRSVHDVEVVSAYNSMLSNSELIINSSVAKDVLHNIIQLYVKVRSFSFAKDIIQKHKIRLKQMKSKALRKDITRASHESDQQRQN from the exons ATGGCGGACACGAATGATTTGGTTTTCTTCGGAGACGATTTTGACGCTATTTTAGGTATtttggaagaagaagaagagctTGATGAACAGTTTAGACAAGCTGCTGATCAA GTTCAACTTGAAAACGTTATGTGTGAACTGTGCCAGAAGAAATGCAAAAGCAAGAACGGACTGAAACGACACAAGACAGTTAAACACAAAGATACGAGAGAAGATGTTGAGAATCAAAAAGAAGTAGGACAAGAGAGCTGTTTAACTTATGTATCTTACtcaagaattgttgaaaaagctAAACTCAAAATTGCTGGCAACAAAATCCACCCAAAATCAATCCGAGACGAGCTAAGTGCCTACACCTACAACAACGGTCTACAAGAGATAACAGCTGAATTCTGTGACATTGAAGACCTATATAAACGCTTGATAAAGTCTGGGAATGCTGAAAGATTTTATTCTTGCTTCTATTCAACCATAGCTCTGAATGCAGTTAAGTATTTTAAGGGATTGTCAAGGAACGCAGCTACACTACTGTCTACCAAAGTTGCTGATTGTATGTTAGCACACAGCAAggagaaaattgaaagcatTTATACTTGTACTCCATTAACTAAACTTTCAGATGAAGAAAAAGCTGGACTGCAGTATATTGGGGGTTATGTCCTTCATAAACTTCATACCAAGCATGCTGGTAAATCATCAGAGAGTGAGCAGGCAATCTCTATCCTAAAGGCTGGCAAATTAGAAGACCAGAATGCCATTGAATGTCAGAAGTTAACTTCATGTTTAAATCGTGGTGGTTTGTGGGCAATTTCCAAAAATgctcaattaatttttgagagAACTGAGCATTATTTCCGGGATGCCACTTCGAAGGCTAATGTGCAAAACATTGCTTTTGCTAATATCATATCAAGATCTGTTCATGATGTTGAAGTTGTCTCAGCATACAATTCCATGTTATCCAATTCTGAACTGATAATCAACAGTAGTGTTGCCAAAGATGTTTTGCACAACATCATACAACTGTATGTCAAAGTgcgttcattttcttttgcaaaagatATTATCCAGAAACACAAAATTAgattgaaacaaatgaaatcaaaggCACTCCGTAAGGATATAACCAGAGCCTCCCACGAGAGTGACCAACAAAGGCAAAACTAA